The following are from one region of the Muntiacus reevesi chromosome 3, mMunRee1.1, whole genome shotgun sequence genome:
- the SERTAD2 gene encoding SERTA domain-containing protein 2, whose amino-acid sequence MLGKGGKRKFDEHEDGLEGKIVSPSDGPSKVSYTLQRQTIFNISLMKLYNHRPLTEPSLQKTVLINNMLRRIQEELKQEGSLRPAFPASAPPAAAAAADPLGSSSREAPPAFSQPAPAPCELGGAAALEACLTPASLLEDDDPDTFCTSSPAAPARLAPPALLPPEKDSFSSALDEIEELCPTSTSTEAAEADGPKGDSSSGGPGAPQRPEGLQDGGRPEDPKLMDSLPGNFEITASTGFLTDLTLDDILFADIDTSMYDFDPCTSASGTASKMSPVSADDLLKTLAPYSSQPVAPSQPFKMDLTELDHIMEVLVGS is encoded by the coding sequence ATgttggggaaaggaggaaaacGGAAGTTTGACGAGCATGAAGATGGGCTGGAAGGCAAAATCGTGTCCCCGTCAGACGGTCCGTCCAAGGTGTCTTACACCTTACAGCGCCAGACTATCTTCAACATTTCCCTTATGAAGCTCTACAACCACAGGCCCCTCACCGAGCCCAGCCTGCAAAAGACTGTGCTCATCAACAACATGTTGCGGCGCATCCAGGAGGAGCTGAAGCAGGAGGGCAGCCTGCGGCCCGCGTTCCCCGCCTccgcgccgcccgccgccgccgccgccgccgaccCGCTGGGCTCCAGCTCCCGGGAGGCGCCGCCCGCCTTCAGCCAGCCCGCTCCCGCGCCCTGCGAGCTGGGCGGCGCCGCGGCCCTGGAGGCCTGCCTCACCCCCGCCTCGCTGCTCGAGGACGACGACCCGGACACGTTTTGCACTTCCTCGCCGGCCGCCCCCGCCAGGCTCGCGCCTCCCGCCCTCCTCCCGCCGGAAAAGGACAGCTTCTCCTCCGCCCTGGACGAGATCGAGGAGCTCTGTCCCACATCTACCTCCACGGAGGCCGCGGAGGCCGACGGCCCGAAAGGGGACTCCTCCTCCGGCGGGCCCGGCGCGCCTCAGAGACCCGAGGGGCTGCAGGACGGCGGCCGGCCCGAGGACCCGAAACTGATGGACTCGCTGCCTGGCAACTTTGAGATCACCGCGTCCACGGGCTTCCTCACAGACTTGACCCTGGACGACATCCTGTTCGCCGACATTGACACGTCCATGTACGACTTCGACCCCTGCACGTCCGCGTCGGGGACCGCCTCCAAGATGTCCCCTGTGTCGGCAGACGACCTCCTCAAGACGCTGGCCCCCTACAGCAGCCAGCCCGTCGCCCCGAGCCAGCCTTTCAAGATGGACCTCACGGAGCTGGACCACATCATGGAGGTGCTGGTCGGGTCCTGA